CAGGAACAGGTTCTTGGCGGTCTGCTGCGTTAACGTGCTTCCGCCGCGCAATTGTTTCCCGTTCTCGTCGTAATCCATGGCGCGCTGAATCGCTCCCCAGTCGAAGCCATGATGGGTCATGAAGTTCTGGTCTTCCGAGGCGATGACCGCGAGCGGCATCGCCGGCGCCATCCGATCGAAATCGACCCACTTGTACTGTGGAGAATACTTTTGCCCTGTATGCCAGGACTCGACGCGCCGCTCGACCATCAGCATGGAAGCCGGCGGCGCGGCGAATCGCAGCACGACGACCAGGGCAACCGACAGGACCAGGTAGCCGAGCGGGATCGTCAACAAAACGAGACGGATCGGGCGCCAGCGGGAAGTTTTCTTCCTGGCGATCCTGTGTTGCGATGAGGCAGCCGGCATCAATAACTCGCACTATCGATTCTAAGGGGAAGGGCGAACAAACCGAAGACAATGCCACGGTATAATCATCAGATTATGCCAGCTGAGAGTTATAACCCTGCAGAGATCGAGCCGAAGTGGCGGGAATATTGGATTTCGAACCGGCTCCACGAAGCGAAAGACGACGATCCGCGGCCGAAGTACTACTGCCTCGACATGTTTCCGTATCCTTCGGGGTCCGGTCTGCATGTCGGACACTGGCGCAGCTATGTCCTGCCGGACTGCTGGTCCCGATATAAGTGGCTCCAGGGTTTTAACATCCTGCATCCCATGGGATGGGACGCGTTCGGCTCTCCGGCGGAAAATGACGCGATCCAGAAGGGCATTCAACCCAGCGTCAGC
This Terriglobia bacterium DNA region includes the following protein-coding sequences:
- the mtgA gene encoding monofunctional biosynthetic peptidoglycan transglycosylase; translated protein: MPAASSQHRIARKKTSRWRPIRLVLLTIPLGYLVLSVALVVVLRFAAPPASMLMVERRVESWHTGQKYSPQYKWVDFDRMAPAMPLAVIASEDQNFMTHHGFDWGAIQRAMDYDENGKQLRGGSTLTQQTAKNLFLWPERNWIRKGFEAYFTVLLETCWTKRRILETYLNIVEFGDGIYGVEAAAQHYFHKPAARLTPEEAALLAAVLPNPHRYKPNAPGPYIRSRQQWILQQMGHLRIEGL